A region from the Lysobacter antibioticus genome encodes:
- a CDS encoding DUF2785 domain-containing protein, whose amino-acid sequence MRLVLLLSACLLAAPAFAGVCPPAGHTAASLQALKARQFALPDAAEKQALAAGLIGCLSASDPELRDGIAFEALSQWMRAGDFDANALRAMRDSLYATLGSEDGPGFGPPFAALVLSEVARTDRIKAWMTPQERAAMVERAAAYVESVRDYRGYIEGQGWRHGVAHGADWLMQLSLNPALERAQYERILAAIASQAVPGNGHAYVFGESERLARPLLFTAQRGLLSAEDWQAWFAALSAKVGKLDRADYAGWLGRRHDLTAFLSGLYVQADQSEDAAIKALKPAILAALKQAP is encoded by the coding sequence ATGCGTCTCGTCCTGCTGCTAAGCGCCTGCCTGCTGGCGGCGCCGGCCTTCGCCGGCGTCTGCCCGCCTGCCGGACACACCGCGGCGTCCTTGCAGGCGCTGAAAGCGCGCCAATTCGCCCTGCCCGACGCGGCCGAAAAACAAGCCCTGGCGGCCGGCCTGATCGGTTGTCTGTCGGCCTCCGATCCCGAGCTGCGCGACGGCATCGCCTTCGAAGCCCTGAGCCAGTGGATGCGCGCCGGCGATTTCGACGCGAACGCGCTGCGGGCGATGCGCGACTCGCTGTACGCAACGCTGGGCAGCGAAGACGGGCCAGGCTTCGGCCCGCCGTTCGCGGCCCTGGTGCTGTCGGAAGTCGCACGCACCGATCGCATCAAGGCCTGGATGACGCCGCAGGAAAGAGCGGCGATGGTCGAACGCGCCGCGGCCTACGTCGAGTCGGTACGCGACTATCGCGGCTACATCGAAGGCCAAGGTTGGCGGCACGGTGTCGCCCACGGCGCCGACTGGCTGATGCAGTTGAGCCTGAATCCCGCCCTGGAACGCGCGCAATACGAGCGCATCCTGGCCGCGATCGCCTCCCAGGCGGTGCCAGGCAACGGTCACGCCTATGTGTTCGGCGAATCCGAACGCCTGGCCCGCCCGCTGTTGTTCACGGCCCAACGCGGCCTGCTGTCGGCCGAGGATTGGCAGGCATGGTTCGCCGCTTTATCGGCGAAGGTCGGCAAACTCGATCGCGCCGACTACGCCGGCTGGCTCGGGCGTCGCCACGATCTGACCGCGTTTCTGAGCGGTCTGTATGTGCAGGCGGATCAGAGCGAAGACGCTGCGATCAAGGCACTGAAGCCAGCGATCCTGGCGGCCTTGAAGCAGGCGCCGTGA
- the rimI gene encoding ribosomal protein S18-alanine N-acetyltransferase, translated as MREDDLEVVHAIEIRAYEFPWTPGIFRDCLRADYPAWVLSEGERIIGYFLMSVAAGEAHVLNVCVAPEAHGHGYGRKLLRALVHIARGRGAERVFLEVRPSNSGAIALYHNEGFNEIGRRPRYYPARGGREDALVMAIELFPEE; from the coding sequence ATGCGCGAGGACGATCTCGAAGTCGTCCATGCCATCGAGATCCGCGCCTACGAGTTCCCCTGGACCCCGGGCATCTTCCGCGATTGCCTGCGCGCCGATTACCCGGCCTGGGTGCTGTCGGAGGGCGAACGCATCATCGGTTACTTCCTGATGAGCGTGGCCGCCGGTGAAGCGCACGTGCTCAACGTCTGCGTCGCCCCGGAAGCGCACGGCCACGGCTACGGCCGCAAGCTGTTGCGCGCGCTGGTGCACATCGCCCGCGGCCGCGGCGCCGAGCGCGTGTTCCTGGAAGTGCGCCCGTCCAACTCCGGCGCGATCGCGCTGTACCACAACGAAGGCTTCAACGAGATCGGCCGCCGCCCGCGCTATTACCCGGCGCGCGGCGGACGCGAGGACGCCCTGGTCATGGCGATCGAGCTGTTTCCCGAGGAATGA
- a CDS encoding O-succinylhomoserine (thiol)-lyase encodes MTTTPSTTSTRSTCTAAVRAGIDRDTAYGAVTPPIVLSSNFSFAGFNDKRQYDYTRSGNPTRDLLGEALAELEGGAGGVITSTGMSAITLVLHAFLKPGDRIVVPHDGYGGSWRLFNALAAKGAFELITADLTDPRSLTEALATKPAVVWIETPSNPLLRITDLRFVIEAAHAQGALTVVDNTFLSPALQRPIAFGADLVVHSTTKYINGHSDVVGGAVVAKSAEHHQQLTWWANALGLTGSPFDAFLTLRGLRTLDARLRVHQENTQAIATLLDNHPAVRVVHYPGLESHPGHALAARQQKGFGAMLSVEIEGGEDAVRAFVEGLTCFTLAESLGGVESLIAHPATMTHAAMSLEARTAAGISDGLLRLSIGIEHVDDLVADLEAALERAAAAVATAARVKR; translated from the coding sequence GTGACCACGACCCCCAGCACGACCAGCACCCGCAGCACCTGCACCGCCGCCGTGCGCGCCGGCATCGACCGCGACACCGCCTATGGCGCGGTGACGCCGCCGATCGTGCTGTCGTCGAACTTCAGCTTCGCCGGCTTCAACGACAAGCGCCAGTACGACTACACCCGCAGCGGCAACCCCACCCGCGACCTGCTCGGCGAAGCGCTGGCCGAACTCGAAGGCGGCGCCGGCGGCGTCATCACCTCGACCGGCATGTCGGCGATCACCCTGGTGCTGCACGCCTTCCTCAAGCCCGGCGACCGCATCGTCGTGCCGCACGACGGCTACGGCGGCAGTTGGCGTCTGTTCAATGCGCTGGCGGCCAAGGGCGCGTTCGAGCTGATCACCGCCGACCTGACCGACCCGCGTTCGCTGACCGAAGCGCTGGCGACCAAGCCGGCCGTGGTCTGGATCGAAACTCCGTCGAACCCGCTGCTGCGCATCACCGACCTGCGCTTCGTCATCGAGGCTGCGCACGCCCAGGGTGCGCTGACCGTGGTCGACAACACCTTCCTGTCGCCGGCGCTGCAGCGTCCGATCGCCTTCGGCGCGGACCTGGTGGTGCATTCGACCACCAAGTACATCAACGGCCACAGCGACGTGGTCGGCGGCGCGGTGGTCGCCAAGAGCGCCGAGCATCACCAGCAGCTGACCTGGTGGGCCAATGCGCTCGGCCTGACCGGCTCGCCGTTCGACGCCTTCCTGACCCTGCGCGGCCTGCGCACCCTCGATGCGCGTCTGCGCGTGCACCAGGAAAACACCCAGGCCATCGCGACCTTGCTCGACAACCATCCGGCCGTGCGCGTGGTGCATTACCCGGGCCTGGAATCGCATCCGGGCCATGCGCTCGCCGCGCGCCAGCAGAAGGGTTTCGGCGCGATGCTCAGCGTCGAGATCGAGGGCGGCGAAGATGCCGTGCGCGCCTTCGTCGAAGGGCTGACCTGTTTCACCCTGGCCGAATCGCTGGGCGGCGTCGAAAGCCTGATCGCGCATCCGGCGACCATGACCCATGCCGCGATGTCGCTGGAAGCGCGCACCGCCGCCGGTATCAGCGACGGCCTGCTGCGCCTGTCGATCGGCATCGAGCATGTCGACGACCTGGTCGCCGACCTCGAAGCCGCGCTCGAACGTGCCGCCGCTGCGGTGGCCACGGCGGCGCGCGTCAAACGATGA
- the metX gene encoding homoserine O-succinyltransferase MetX — protein sequence MSFANSPAATFERSDSFVSYASPAIVSPDVFERTGRAAATRGEIAVELELRHSGRRNLILRYETQGDRSLPALFVAGGISAHRHLAPSREFGEQGWWQSQVGHGRSLDPSQHYLISFDWIGADGTLDVALDPADQADAIAALLDALRIERLQAFIGYSYGAMVGLQFASRHASRLGELVSISGTHRAHPYAAAWRALQRRAVALGALQCDESQGLALARELAVLSYRTPEEFAERFGNAEVRDGRVRVAAEDYLDHCGNKYVARTPTTAFLRLSESIDLQQIDPSTIRVPVTVVAVSEDRLIPLSESYDLIERLRGETRLRVLRSIYGHDACLKEESDINTILREALADCTQVAA from the coding sequence CGCCCGCGATCGTTTCCCCTGACGTGTTCGAGCGCACGGGCCGTGCCGCCGCCACCCGCGGCGAGATCGCCGTCGAACTGGAACTGCGCCATTCCGGCCGCCGCAACCTGATCCTGCGCTACGAAACTCAGGGCGATCGCAGCCTGCCGGCCTTGTTCGTGGCCGGCGGCATCTCCGCCCACCGCCACCTCGCGCCGAGCCGCGAATTCGGCGAACAGGGCTGGTGGCAGAGCCAGGTCGGCCATGGCCGTTCGCTGGATCCGTCCCAGCATTACTTGATCTCGTTCGACTGGATCGGCGCCGACGGCACGCTCGACGTGGCGCTGGATCCGGCCGACCAGGCCGACGCCATCGCCGCGCTGCTCGACGCGCTGCGTATCGAGCGCCTGCAGGCTTTCATCGGCTATTCCTACGGCGCCATGGTCGGCCTGCAGTTCGCTTCGCGGCATGCCTCGCGCCTGGGCGAACTGGTCTCGATCAGCGGCACCCATCGTGCCCATCCCTATGCCGCCGCCTGGCGTGCGCTGCAACGTCGCGCGGTCGCGCTCGGCGCGCTGCAGTGCGACGAGAGCCAGGGCCTGGCGCTGGCGCGCGAACTGGCGGTGCTGAGCTATCGCACCCCGGAAGAATTCGCCGAGCGTTTCGGCAACGCCGAAGTGCGCGACGGCCGCGTCCGCGTCGCCGCCGAGGACTATCTCGACCATTGCGGCAACAAGTACGTCGCGCGCACCCCGACCACCGCTTTCCTGCGTCTGTCCGAATCGATCGACCTGCAGCAGATCGACCCCTCGACGATCCGCGTGCCGGTCACCGTGGTCGCGGTCAGCGAGGATCGCCTGATCCCGCTCAGCGAGTCCTACGACCTGATCGAACGCCTGCGCGGCGAAACCCGCCTGCGCGTACTGCGCTCCATCTACGGGCACGACGCGTGCCTGAAAGAAGAATCCGACATCAACACCATCCTGCGCGAAGCGCTGGCCGACTGTACGCAGGTGGCCGCATGA